In Tiliqua scincoides isolate rTilSci1 chromosome 1, rTilSci1.hap2, whole genome shotgun sequence, the following are encoded in one genomic region:
- the EIF2B2 gene encoding translation initiation factor eIF2B subunit beta — MSAARKECELSGQIEDFVALLKRGRDQPRSEEAARHTVGLLRRIVANGRWDNAGELMELIRKEGRRMTAAQPSETTVGNMVRRVLKIIREEYGRLRGRSEESDQQESLHKLLTSEGLNEDFNTHYPPLRANIIEAISELLIELEGTTDNIAMQALEHIHSNEVIMTIGYSRTVEAFLKEAARKRKFHVIVAECAPFCQGHEMAVSLAKEDIETTVMSDAAIFAVMSRVNKVIIGTKTILANGALIAVSGTHTLALAAKHHSTPLIVCAPMFKLTPQFLNEDDSFHKFVSPQEVLPFTEGEILSKVNVHCPVFDYVPPELITLFISNIGGNAPSYIYRLMSELYHPDDREL; from the exons ATGTCGGCGGCGAGGAAGGAGTGTGAGCTCTCCGGGCAGATCGAGGACTTCGTGGCGTTGTTGAAGCGAGGTCGGGATCAGCCGCGCTCGGAGGAGGCTGCCCGGCACACGGTGGGGCTGCTGCGGAGGATAGTGGCGAACGGGCGCTGGGACAACGCAG GAGAGTTGATGGAACTAATCCGTAAAGAAGGGCGGCGAATGACTGCAGCCCAGCCCTCTGAGACCACTGTGGGTAACATGGTGAGACGGGTGCTGAAGATAATTCGTGAGGAGTATGGCAG ACTTCGAGGACGTAGTGAAGAGAGTGACCAGCAGGAGTCACTGCACAAACTTCTGACTTCTGAAGGTCTCAATGAGGATTTCAATACCCACTATCCTCCACTCAGAGCCAATATAATTGAAGCAATTAGTGAGCTGTTGATTGAACTAG AAGGGACTACTGACAACATTGCCATGCAGGCACTGGAGCACATTCATTCCAATGAGGTAATCATGACTATTGGCTATTCACGCACAGTAGAGGCCTTCCTGAAGGAGGCAGCACGCAAGAGGAAATTCCATGTCATTGTGGCTGAGTGTGCGCCCTTCTGCCAG GGTCATGAAATGGCTGTCTCTTTGGCTAAGGAGGATATAGAAACTACTGTCATGAGTGATGCAGCCATCTTTGCTGTCATGTCTCGAGTTAACAAG GTTATCATTGGGACAAAGACTATCTTGGCCAATGGTGCATTGATAGCTGTCAGTGGCACTCATACCTTGGCATTGGCAGCCAAACATCATTCTACACCGCTCATTGTTTGTGCACCCATGTTCAAGCTCACACCACAG TTTCTTAATGAAGATGACTCATTCCACAAGTTTGTCTCTCCTCAGGAAGTGTTGCCTTTCACAGAAG GAGAGATTCTGTCAAAGGTCAATGTTCACTGTCCAGTCTTTGACTACGTTCCTCCAGAACTTATCACCCTCTTCATCTCAAACATTGGAGGCAATGCTCCTTCCTACATCTATCGTCTCATGAGTGAACTATATCACCCAGATGACCGTGAACTTTAA